A genomic segment from Neobacillus sp. YX16 encodes:
- the gdhA gene encoding NADP-specific glutamate dehydrogenase: MKTIEQLKQDNQSTALQYVDEVFNTVMCRNPYESEFQQAVKEIFDSLIPVFTKHPKYMEQSILERIVEPERVISFRVPWVDDKGKVQVNRGFRVQFNSAIGPYKGGLRFHPSVNLSIIKFLGFEQILKNSLTGQPIGGGKGGSDFDPKGKSDGEIMRFTQSFMTELYRHIGPDVDVPAGDIGVGAREIGYMFGQYKKIRGAYEAGVLTGKGLGYGGSLARTEATGYGTVYFVHEMLADKGLSFEGSTVVVSGSGNVSIYAIEKANQLGATVVACSDSNGYVYDPSGIKLETVKRIKEVERKRISEYVLEHPEAQYFEGCSGIWSIPCDIALPCATQNEIDHSAAKQLVSNGVKAVGEGANMPSTLEAIEVFLESDILFAPGKAANAGGVAVSALEMAQNSQRLSWTFEEVDAKLHQIMINIYRNSMNAAEEYGYPGNLVVGANIAGFLKVADAMIAQGVI, from the coding sequence TTGAAAACAATTGAACAGTTAAAACAAGATAATCAAAGTACAGCACTTCAATATGTGGATGAGGTGTTTAATACAGTAATGTGCCGCAATCCATATGAATCTGAGTTTCAACAGGCCGTTAAGGAAATTTTCGACTCACTGATTCCTGTTTTTACAAAACATCCAAAATACATGGAGCAAAGTATTCTTGAAAGAATCGTAGAGCCTGAAAGAGTCATTTCTTTCCGTGTTCCCTGGGTTGATGATAAAGGAAAGGTTCAAGTCAACCGCGGCTTCCGTGTTCAATTTAACAGTGCGATTGGGCCTTATAAAGGCGGATTACGCTTCCACCCATCAGTGAATTTAAGCATTATTAAATTCCTAGGCTTCGAACAAATCCTTAAGAATTCCCTTACTGGTCAGCCTATTGGCGGAGGCAAGGGTGGTTCTGACTTTGATCCTAAAGGAAAATCAGATGGCGAAATTATGCGCTTTACGCAAAGCTTCATGACAGAGCTATACCGTCATATTGGACCTGATGTAGATGTACCAGCAGGAGATATCGGCGTAGGTGCCCGTGAAATTGGTTATATGTTTGGACAATATAAAAAAATTCGCGGTGCCTACGAAGCAGGTGTGTTAACTGGTAAAGGACTTGGTTATGGCGGCAGTTTAGCACGGACTGAAGCCACTGGTTACGGGACTGTATACTTTGTACACGAAATGCTTGCTGATAAGGGCCTTAGCTTTGAAGGCAGTACAGTAGTCGTTTCTGGATCAGGAAACGTTTCTATTTATGCGATTGAAAAAGCAAACCAATTAGGAGCAACGGTTGTTGCCTGCAGCGATTCAAATGGCTATGTCTATGATCCATCAGGCATCAAGCTTGAAACGGTGAAACGAATTAAAGAAGTGGAACGTAAAAGAATCAGTGAATATGTTCTTGAGCATCCAGAGGCTCAATACTTCGAAGGCTGCTCTGGTATTTGGTCAATTCCATGTGATATCGCATTGCCTTGTGCAACTCAAAATGAAATCGACCACTCAGCAGCTAAACAACTTGTTTCAAATGGTGTTAAGGCAGTTGGAGAAGGTGCGAATATGCCATCCACTCTTGAAGCGATTGAAGTATTTTTAGAAAGTGATATTTTATTTGCCCCTGGAAAAGCAGCAAATGCTGGCGGTGTAGCAGTATCCGCTCTAGAAATGGCGCAAAATAGCCAAAGATTATCATGGACATTTGAAGAAGTTGATGCAAAATTACACCAAATCATGATCAATATCTATCGCAACAGTATGAATGCTGCCGAAGAATATGGCTACCCAGGCAACCTCGTTGTCGGCGCCAATATCGCAGGATTCTTAAAAGTAGCTGACGCAATGATCGCACAGGGCGTTATCTAA
- a CDS encoding dicarboxylate/amino acid:cation symporter translates to MEKLKNYLFPIILLLSILLGAIIGLVMKEDAVILQPIGDVFLNLLFTIIVPLIFFTISSSIATMNGAKRLGKIIGWMFGTFLFTGLISAIYMYFVVKLVNPGEGVNLKLMKPEGAEELNPVAQIVKTFTVPDFVELFSRSNMLALIVISILVGFAAQSIGERGKPFTSFLSSGSEVMMKVVSLIMYLAPVGLGAYFATLVGQYGPILLGSYIKAGVTYYVASIVYFFIAFTIYAFMAGKGKGIRVLWSNMLEPSITALATCSSAAAIPVNLEASKRMGIKQDIRDTTIPLGAALHKDGSVLGGVLKIVFLFGIFDMNNNGIGTFFLIISVSLLVGAVMGAIPSGGMIGEMLILSLFGFPPEALPIIAAISTLIDPPATMLNASGDNVAGMMVSRMVEGKNWLKKIA, encoded by the coding sequence ATGGAAAAATTAAAGAATTATCTTTTTCCTATCATCCTATTGCTATCCATTTTGCTTGGTGCAATTATAGGTCTAGTTATGAAGGAAGACGCTGTCATCTTACAGCCGATAGGCGATGTCTTTTTAAATCTTTTATTTACAATTATCGTACCACTGATATTCTTCACCATTTCCTCTTCGATCGCAACGATGAATGGTGCAAAAAGATTAGGGAAAATTATTGGCTGGATGTTTGGAACCTTCTTGTTTACAGGACTTATTTCAGCTATTTACATGTATTTTGTCGTAAAGCTCGTGAATCCTGGTGAAGGTGTTAATCTAAAACTGATGAAACCAGAAGGGGCGGAGGAATTAAATCCAGTCGCACAAATCGTTAAAACCTTTACAGTACCTGACTTTGTTGAATTGTTCTCAAGAAGCAATATGTTGGCGCTCATTGTGATTTCTATTTTGGTTGGATTTGCTGCACAATCCATTGGAGAACGCGGTAAGCCTTTTACCAGCTTTTTAAGCTCAGGCTCTGAAGTAATGATGAAGGTCGTATCCTTAATCATGTACTTAGCGCCAGTTGGTCTTGGAGCTTATTTTGCCACGCTGGTGGGGCAGTATGGTCCGATTTTATTAGGCTCTTATATTAAAGCGGGTGTAACGTATTATGTTGCTTCGATTGTTTATTTCTTTATTGCCTTTACGATTTATGCCTTTATGGCAGGCAAAGGTAAAGGAATTCGAGTGTTATGGAGTAATATGCTGGAACCTTCGATTACGGCGCTGGCAACCTGTTCAAGTGCTGCTGCTATCCCTGTTAACTTAGAGGCTTCAAAAAGAATGGGAATCAAGCAAGACATACGTGATACAACGATTCCATTAGGAGCAGCCTTGCACAAGGATGGATCTGTTCTCGGCGGCGTATTAAAGATTGTCTTCCTGTTCGGAATCTTTGATATGAATAACAATGGGATTGGAACGTTTTTCTTAATTATAAGTGTGTCTCTTTTAGTTGGAGCTGTTATGGGAGCAATTCCGAGCGGAGGTATGATTGGGGAAATGTTAATCCTAAGTTTATTTGGATTCCCGCCTGAGGCATTACCAATTATTGCTGCGATTTCTACGTTAATTGACCCGCCTGCTACGATGCTGAATGCAAGCGGGGATAATGTTGCGGGGATGATGGTTTCGAGAATGGTGGAAGGCAAGAATTGGCTTAAAAAAATTGCATAA
- a CDS encoding ATP-binding cassette domain-containing protein, whose protein sequence is MLLEAVNVGFGYQKNSWTFRHIDLSVARGEIVGLVGPSGSGKTTLGRILAGYEKPLEGAVKLNGSPLTSTGYHPVQLVFQHPEKAVNPKWRMKDILHEGWNPDDKLLERLGIEQDWLRRWPNELSGGELQRFCVARALGPQTQFLIADEMTTMLDSITQAQIWQVVLDMAKERNMGILVISHEAPLLNRLCSRIIDISQVK, encoded by the coding sequence ATGCTACTTGAAGCTGTAAATGTCGGTTTTGGTTACCAGAAGAATAGTTGGACTTTTCGTCATATTGATTTGAGCGTAGCCAGAGGTGAAATAGTTGGCCTTGTCGGTCCAAGCGGCTCTGGAAAGACAACGCTTGGACGAATTCTTGCAGGCTACGAAAAGCCCTTGGAGGGGGCTGTAAAGCTAAATGGCTCTCCCTTAACAAGTACAGGCTACCACCCCGTTCAGCTTGTGTTTCAGCACCCTGAAAAGGCTGTGAATCCTAAATGGAGAATGAAAGATATCCTTCATGAAGGCTGGAATCCTGATGATAAATTACTAGAAAGGTTAGGGATTGAGCAAGATTGGCTTCGTCGCTGGCCGAATGAATTATCAGGCGGAGAATTACAGCGCTTTTGTGTGGCTAGAGCTCTAGGGCCTCAAACACAATTTCTTATTGCGGATGAAATGACGACCATGCTTGATTCAATTACACAAGCACAAATATGGCAGGTGGTTCTCGATATGGCCAAAGAACGTAATATGGGAATACTTGTAATCAGCCATGAGGCGCCGCTTCTAAATAGACTTTGCAGTAGAATTATTGATATTTCGCAAGTAAAATAA
- a CDS encoding ABC transporter ATP-binding protein, whose amino-acid sequence MSILEVQNLSISFTKYSKGLRQETNQVIHNLNVSINKGEIVAVVGSSGSGKSLLAHAILGILPGNANMSGSIFYNGEVLTEQRKAEFRGSEIVIIPQTVKSLDPLMKIGPQVQTSVRKKNAVTAQRKIFEKYKLHPLVEKLFPFQLSGGMARRVLVSMAVVSEANVIIADEPTPGLDAEVIKEAEISFRELAKNGSGVMIITHDIDFALKVADKIAVFYAGTTVETAPVSDFFGAGERLRHPYTKALWRALPQNEFVPIKGSQPLINDLPKGCPFAPRCEHAASNCLEEMPAERIVRGGMVRCLYAT is encoded by the coding sequence ATGTCTATCCTAGAAGTTCAAAACTTGTCTATATCCTTTACAAAGTATTCAAAAGGATTAAGACAGGAAACCAATCAAGTCATTCATAACTTAAATGTGTCAATAAACAAGGGTGAAATTGTCGCGGTTGTAGGTTCAAGCGGATCGGGTAAAAGCTTATTAGCACACGCGATTCTTGGAATATTGCCGGGAAATGCAAACATGTCAGGCAGTATTTTTTATAATGGGGAAGTCCTTACAGAGCAGCGGAAAGCAGAATTCCGTGGTTCAGAAATCGTAATCATTCCCCAAACTGTAAAGTCCTTGGACCCATTAATGAAAATAGGTCCACAAGTACAAACTTCCGTTAGAAAGAAAAATGCTGTAACCGCACAAAGGAAAATTTTTGAGAAGTATAAATTACATCCACTTGTAGAAAAATTATTTCCTTTTCAATTATCTGGAGGGATGGCAAGACGTGTTCTCGTTTCGATGGCAGTCGTAAGTGAAGCGAATGTAATTATAGCGGATGAACCCACACCAGGGCTTGATGCGGAAGTAATCAAGGAGGCGGAAATCTCTTTTAGAGAATTGGCTAAAAACGGCAGTGGTGTCATGATCATAACTCATGATATTGATTTTGCCTTAAAGGTGGCAGATAAAATTGCAGTTTTTTATGCAGGTACAACCGTTGAGACAGCCCCAGTTTCTGATTTCTTTGGTGCGGGTGAGAGACTCAGACACCCTTATACAAAAGCACTGTGGAGAGCACTTCCTCAAAATGAGTTTGTTCCCATTAAGGGGTCACAGCCGCTAATAAATGATTTACCTAAAGGCTGTCCTTTTGCTCCACGGTGTGAACATGCTGCGTCTAATTGTTTAGAAGAAATGCCAGCTGAAAGAATAGTTCGAGGCGGGATGGTTAGGTGTCTGTATGCTACTTGA
- a CDS encoding ABC transporter permease produces the protein MISLNKRQKTVMVLVVTSAIVLAVLVGGLLISNDRIATNLEQRNLSPSLEHPFGTDWLGRDMLIRTLKGLSVSIGVGLIAATASVMIAVGLGIIAATMGRIADGIISWLVDLFLSVPHLVILILIAFVLGGGMKGVVIGLALTHWPSLTRVIRAEVMQLKTAEFVQTSKRLGKSRWFIAVKHILPHLVPQFLVGLFLLFPHAILHEAAVTFLGMGLSPHQPAIGIILSESMRYLSTGMWWLAFFPGLCLLLIVRAFDLVGDRLRSLVDPYRANE, from the coding sequence ATGATTTCTTTAAATAAAAGACAAAAAACAGTGATGGTGTTAGTCGTTACATCCGCTATAGTATTGGCAGTTTTAGTGGGCGGCCTGCTCATTAGTAATGATAGAATTGCAACAAATTTAGAACAACGCAACCTTTCGCCTTCACTTGAACATCCATTTGGTACGGATTGGCTTGGGCGAGATATGCTGATTCGAACGTTAAAAGGGTTGTCGGTGAGTATAGGAGTGGGTCTTATCGCAGCCACGGCTTCCGTTATGATAGCGGTAGGATTAGGAATAATCGCAGCAACGATGGGACGGATTGCTGATGGTATTATCTCGTGGCTTGTTGACTTGTTTTTAAGTGTTCCCCATTTGGTCATCCTTATTTTAATAGCCTTTGTGCTAGGCGGAGGTATGAAAGGCGTAGTCATTGGGTTAGCACTCACCCACTGGCCAAGCTTAACACGGGTTATTCGAGCTGAGGTCATGCAGCTTAAAACAGCAGAGTTTGTCCAAACCTCGAAAAGGCTGGGAAAATCACGGTGGTTTATTGCTGTAAAGCATATACTTCCTCATTTAGTACCGCAGTTTTTAGTGGGATTGTTTCTACTATTCCCCCATGCTATTCTTCATGAGGCTGCGGTAACATTCTTGGGTATGGGTTTATCGCCACATCAGCCAGCAATTGGGATTATTCTCTCAGAATCAATGCGATATTTATCTACTGGCATGTGGTGGCTGGCATTTTTCCCCGGATTATGTTTACTTTTAATTGTCCGTGCCTTTGATTTAGTAGGGGATCGCCTGCGGTCACTCGTTGATCCTTATCGTGCCAATGAATAA
- a CDS encoding ABC transporter permease, producing MLRIGSFIGRKIIRLLSLLFAISVITFLLISHSPIDPIQAYIGADMMRVGPEQREKIAENWGLNEPPTEQFFRWGSSVLQGDLGTSMIYRRPVTEIIGEKFLNSLALMTIAWILSGMIGFSLGIAAAMKKGKWVDRIIKWYCYTLASTPTFWMGLLLLIIFAVWLDWFPIGMGVPAGVLAENVTLMDRIIHLILPALTLSIVGVANIALHTRQKLIEVLSSEYILFAKARGEKGFTLIWRHGIRNISLPAITLHFAAFSELFGGAVLAEQVFSYPGLGQATVEAGLRGDVPLLLGLVIFSSIFVFVGNLMADLFSFIVDPRMKERRSL from the coding sequence ATGCTGAGAATAGGTTCATTTATCGGGAGGAAAATTATCAGGCTTCTTTCTCTCCTGTTTGCTATTAGTGTCATTACTTTTCTATTAATCAGCCATTCTCCGATTGATCCTATTCAAGCCTATATTGGTGCCGATATGATGAGGGTTGGTCCTGAACAGCGTGAGAAAATAGCTGAAAATTGGGGGTTAAATGAACCACCGACGGAACAATTCTTCCGGTGGGGTTCTTCTGTCCTGCAGGGGGATTTAGGAACATCGATGATCTATCGTCGTCCTGTCACAGAGATTATTGGTGAAAAATTCCTTAACTCGCTTGCGCTGATGACCATTGCCTGGATATTATCGGGGATGATTGGCTTTTCTTTGGGAATAGCTGCAGCCATGAAAAAGGGTAAATGGGTTGATAGAATCATCAAATGGTATTGTTATACATTGGCTTCGACGCCGACATTTTGGATGGGCCTGCTATTATTAATAATTTTTGCCGTATGGTTAGATTGGTTCCCAATTGGGATGGGGGTTCCTGCAGGTGTGCTGGCTGAAAATGTCACCCTTATGGACCGGATCATCCATTTAATCCTCCCTGCTCTCACACTAAGTATTGTAGGTGTCGCAAACATTGCCTTACATACTAGGCAAAAATTAATCGAAGTCCTTTCAAGTGAGTATATTTTATTTGCAAAAGCCAGGGGGGAAAAAGGTTTTACACTAATATGGAGACATGGTATCCGAAATATTTCTTTGCCTGCTATCACTCTCCATTTTGCAGCCTTTAGTGAACTTTTTGGTGGAGCTGTTTTAGCTGAACAGGTTTTTTCATACCCAGGTTTAGGACAGGCTACGGTTGAAGCGGGGCTTCGAGGTGATGTGCCGCTCCTTCTTGGACTGGTTATTTTTAGTTCCATATTTGTATTCGTGGGAAATTTAATGGCAGATCTCTTTTCTTTTATTGTCGACCCAAGAATGAAGGAGAGAAGGTCGCTATGA
- a CDS encoding ABC transporter substrate-binding protein: MKKTIIFILVIATLIIAGCAKGQNSESGNDRTAAKDELILAVGNEPETGFDPVLGWGQYGSPLFQSTLLKRDNDLKITYDVATSYAVSQDGKVWTVKLRDDVLFSDGKPLSAEDVQFTFETALTSDSVLDLNILEKVVVKDPTTVEFHLHNANSTFIHSLLTLGIIPKHSYGDEYAENPVGSGPYKLVQWDKGQQIIIEMNPNYYGKKPFFKRITFLFLNEDAAFAAAKAGQVDMAYIPASFSKNQVPGMALEEIQSVDNRGIMFPYVPSGEKTKDGNAIGNDVTSDIAIRKAINVAIDRQALVDGVLEGHGTPGYSAADGLPWANEETKFKDGDLKQAKEILESAGWKDQNGDEFLEKGGLQAEFDLLYPASDVTRQSLAIAVSDMVKPLGIKINVEGKSWDEIESLMHSNAVMMGWGSHDPIEIYNLFSGKMAGMDYYNSGFYSNPKVDEYLEKALLSKSEEAAIEYWKKAQWDGTTGFSSLGDAPWAWLVNVNHLYLVKEELNIGDQRIQPHGHGWPITDNLVDWKWDEK; this comes from the coding sequence TTGAAAAAAACGATAATTTTTATTTTAGTTATTGCTACATTAATAATTGCAGGTTGTGCAAAAGGGCAAAATAGTGAATCAGGGAATGATAGAACTGCTGCTAAAGATGAACTTATTTTAGCTGTTGGAAATGAGCCTGAAACTGGATTTGACCCTGTATTAGGCTGGGGACAATATGGTTCGCCTCTTTTTCAAAGTACATTATTAAAAAGAGACAATGATTTGAAGATTACATATGACGTGGCAACAAGCTATGCTGTCAGCCAGGATGGTAAGGTTTGGACGGTCAAACTTCGAGATGATGTTCTTTTTTCTGATGGTAAACCATTAAGTGCTGAAGATGTCCAATTTACCTTTGAAACGGCGCTGACGAGTGATTCTGTTTTAGACTTAAATATCCTTGAAAAAGTAGTGGTTAAGGATCCAACGACGGTTGAATTTCATCTTCATAACGCAAACTCAACCTTTATCCATTCATTGTTGACACTAGGGATTATCCCAAAGCATTCATATGGTGATGAATATGCGGAAAATCCTGTTGGTTCAGGTCCCTACAAGCTTGTGCAATGGGATAAAGGACAACAAATTATCATTGAAATGAACCCTAACTACTATGGTAAAAAACCATTCTTTAAAAGAATCACATTCTTATTTCTAAATGAGGATGCAGCCTTTGCAGCGGCAAAAGCAGGACAAGTAGATATGGCTTATATACCTGCTTCCTTTAGTAAAAATCAAGTTCCAGGAATGGCTCTTGAAGAAATACAAAGTGTAGATAATCGCGGAATCATGTTCCCTTATGTCCCTTCAGGAGAGAAAACAAAAGATGGTAATGCCATCGGAAATGATGTGACATCAGATATTGCGATTCGAAAAGCAATTAATGTTGCCATCGACCGCCAAGCTCTTGTTGATGGGGTTTTAGAGGGCCATGGTACACCAGGTTATTCAGCGGCAGATGGCTTGCCGTGGGCAAATGAAGAAACCAAGTTTAAAGATGGTGATTTAAAACAGGCTAAAGAAATCCTGGAAAGTGCCGGATGGAAAGACCAAAATGGAGATGAATTTCTCGAAAAGGGCGGTTTACAAGCGGAGTTTGACCTTCTATACCCTGCTAGTGATGTCACGAGACAATCCTTAGCGATTGCTGTTAGCGATATGGTAAAACCGTTAGGTATAAAAATAAATGTTGAAGGTAAAAGCTGGGACGAAATTGAATCGCTAATGCATTCAAATGCTGTGATGATGGGCTGGGGAAGCCACGATCCAATTGAGATTTATAATCTATTCAGTGGAAAAATGGCAGGAATGGATTATTACAACTCAGGTTTCTATTCAAATCCTAAAGTAGATGAATACTTAGAGAAGGCGCTTTTATCTAAAAGTGAAGAAGCAGCAATTGAATATTGGAAAAAAGCTCAGTGGGATGGGACAACAGGTTTTAGCTCTTTAGGGGACGCCCCTTGGGCTTGGTTAGTCAATGTTAATCACCTCTATTTAGTAAAAGAAGAGTTGAACATTGGGGATCAGAGAATTCAACCTCATGGTCACGGGTGGCCAATTACGGATAATCTAGTTGACTGGAAATGGGATGAGAAATAA
- a CDS encoding ParM/StbA family protein — MNNTRIAAIDVGNDSIKAIFGELEYELNIPNIIARDTEDRPVIGIEELDDKNPLDGIHVKVHSPALKENNAIYRVGNLATKSNNGTELDPGSSKSEEDQTLILLFTTLALDAVKEGNKNNFRQTKNVIDANYTLGTGLPLREVKEGKDAGYRSKLIGSVHQVEFLVTPKYQGLKVNIKFDEIKVYPEGFAAYINLVMDNNSKIINKDLIDKRILIQDIGGLSTDIAVIKNRNVDDDKAQGFNLGVSESLEAIREEIRTKHGVELDSRRDVVEIITKKNDRNHIMVKGSRTSVHDITDRILLDLAKKQYRLLRNVWSKNSQTEICYFVGGGATVLKDYLKTLNNNLDGFNIDFFEDEKESIWMMANAYYKLIQDFVKKAEKQKVEQPKKPVTN; from the coding sequence TTGAATAATACTAGAATTGCAGCTATTGATGTAGGGAATGATTCAATTAAGGCTATTTTTGGAGAATTAGAATATGAACTTAATATCCCAAATATTATCGCAAGGGACACGGAAGACCGCCCTGTTATTGGAATAGAAGAATTAGATGATAAGAATCCACTTGATGGTATTCATGTAAAAGTGCACTCTCCTGCATTAAAGGAGAATAACGCCATATATCGTGTCGGAAATCTAGCAACTAAAAGCAACAATGGGACTGAATTAGATCCTGGCAGCAGTAAGTCTGAAGAAGATCAAACGTTAATTCTACTCTTTACTACATTGGCTTTGGACGCTGTGAAGGAAGGAAATAAGAATAATTTCCGTCAAACGAAAAATGTCATTGATGCGAACTACACACTTGGAACTGGCCTCCCTCTTCGTGAAGTTAAGGAAGGTAAGGATGCAGGCTACCGTTCGAAGCTAATCGGTTCTGTTCACCAAGTAGAGTTTCTGGTTACACCTAAATACCAAGGTTTAAAGGTAAATATTAAGTTTGATGAAATCAAGGTATACCCTGAAGGTTTTGCTGCTTATATTAACCTAGTAATGGATAATAACTCAAAAATTATTAATAAAGACCTAATCGATAAGCGTATCTTGATTCAAGATATTGGCGGATTATCAACAGATATCGCCGTTATTAAAAATCGAAATGTTGATGATGATAAAGCGCAAGGCTTTAATCTCGGGGTTTCAGAATCATTAGAAGCAATCCGTGAAGAAATTAGAACAAAGCACGGTGTTGAACTAGACAGCCGTCGTGATGTTGTTGAAATCATCACCAAGAAAAACGACCGAAATCATATCATGGTTAAAGGAAGCAGAACAAGTGTTCATGATATAACGGATCGCATTCTACTAGATTTAGCAAAGAAACAATACCGCTTATTACGTAATGTTTGGTCAAAGAACTCCCAAACGGAAATTTGTTACTTTGTCGGCGGTGGTGCTACCGTTTTAAAGGATTATCTTAAAACATTAAATAACAATCTCGATGGTTTTAATATTGATTTCTTTGAAGATGAAAAAGAAAGCATTTGGATGATGGCAAATGCCTATTATAAGCTAATTCAAGATTTTGTTAAAAAGGCAGAGAAACAAAAGGTCGAACAACCTAAAAAACCTGTTACCAATTAA
- a CDS encoding M6 family metalloprotease domain-containing protein has product MLKVLSKTGLTLALAGSIVAAGFQPTEAPSTTKSTYTLSPAEFVGAAPELAAKAKELGVDLSKADPAEKANIGTKFQEPGDNHVENKAATGDVPVLVILAKYKDGDEPIGDLEGQVPAKYYEDLIFGTEYNPYELEAFKQYAEYNGVKAPTDRTMQNAYKESSNGRVNIVRKENTEFVWVELPKGASYYLDQEGKYAENGKYVLGNVNGDAHTGEFVRDLLKSADDQVDFSKYAENGEVPNVFVVHEGTGAEWSQDPAQFWSHKWSLLSALYYGKYYETGKPSDVHAGMSQSAWINQTVAEDMTYDGVIVNNYNIQPAIGGNVAGFNLTTGSYDEASKTGPYPAQAGVYAHEFGHALGLPDFYDTVYTSEGVGNYSMMAGGSWMRYPDNNAYSGNSPTHFDPFSKVFLGWAEPINITPADGVKDITLPAINKANATNGIVKMEVPGSHGTEYFLFENVQQDGFNKGLVRQGEDSHGLLAWHVDENIINLYQTAGFRPNNVENWMNKRFQFNQSETASNGQVVTHYGLSLLQADGKYDLEKNLNRGDAGDFFKTGANITPNSSNVHTGSYYFWKGNGATPADSGIHVTDIKENADGSITAKFYYSFNEGNKK; this is encoded by the coding sequence ATGTTAAAAGTACTATCAAAGACCGGTCTAACTCTAGCATTAGCTGGAAGTATTGTGGCAGCAGGCTTCCAACCTACTGAAGCCCCATCCACAACAAAAAGTACATACACTTTAAGTCCCGCTGAATTCGTTGGAGCCGCTCCAGAACTAGCTGCAAAGGCAAAAGAGCTTGGTGTCGATTTATCAAAGGCTGACCCTGCAGAGAAGGCTAATATAGGAACGAAATTCCAGGAGCCTGGGGACAATCATGTAGAAAATAAAGCAGCTACAGGAGATGTACCTGTTCTCGTAATCCTAGCAAAATATAAGGATGGCGATGAGCCAATCGGCGACTTGGAAGGTCAAGTCCCTGCAAAATACTATGAGGATTTAATCTTTGGAACAGAATATAATCCATATGAATTAGAAGCATTCAAACAATATGCTGAATATAACGGTGTTAAGGCACCAACCGACCGAACCATGCAAAATGCCTATAAAGAATCTAGTAATGGCAGAGTTAATATCGTCCGCAAAGAAAACACCGAGTTTGTTTGGGTAGAACTTCCTAAAGGGGCTTCTTACTACTTAGACCAAGAAGGCAAGTATGCAGAAAATGGTAAATATGTACTAGGCAATGTAAACGGAGATGCTCATACTGGTGAATTCGTTCGTGACCTATTAAAGTCCGCTGACGATCAGGTAGACTTCTCAAAATATGCTGAAAACGGCGAGGTTCCAAACGTATTCGTTGTTCACGAAGGAACAGGAGCTGAGTGGAGCCAAGACCCTGCTCAATTCTGGTCTCATAAATGGAGTTTACTAAGTGCCTTATACTATGGTAAATACTATGAAACTGGTAAACCATCAGATGTTCATGCTGGCATGAGCCAAAGTGCTTGGATTAATCAGACGGTTGCCGAGGATATGACATATGATGGTGTAATCGTAAATAACTACAATATCCAACCTGCGATTGGCGGCAACGTAGCTGGTTTCAATTTAACAACTGGCAGCTATGACGAAGCTTCTAAAACAGGCCCATATCCTGCCCAAGCTGGGGTATATGCTCATGAATTTGGACATGCATTAGGTCTTCCTGATTTCTATGATACTGTCTATACTTCTGAAGGGGTAGGAAACTACTCGATGATGGCTGGCGGTTCCTGGATGCGTTATCCAGACAATAATGCCTATTCCGGTAACTCACCAACTCATTTTGATCCATTCTCAAAGGTTTTTCTTGGCTGGGCTGAGCCTATTAATATAACACCTGCTGACGGTGTTAAAGACATTACCTTACCAGCTATTAATAAAGCCAATGCTACAAACGGAATTGTAAAAATGGAGGTTCCTGGTTCTCATGGAACAGAGTATTTCTTATTTGAAAACGTTCAACAGGATGGCTTTAATAAAGGATTAGTTCGTCAAGGCGAGGATTCTCACGGATTATTAGCATGGCATGTCGATGAAAATATCATCAACCTATATCAAACTGCCGGCTTCCGCCCTAATAACGTTGAAAACTGGATGAACAAACGCTTCCAGTTTAATCAATCAGAAACAGCAAGCAATGGCCAGGTTGTAACCCATTATGGCTTATCCCTTCTTCAGGCCGATGGAAAATATGATTTAGAAAAGAATCTAAACCGTGGTGACGCAGGAGACTTCTTCAAGACAGGTGCGAATATCACGCCAAACTCTTCTAATGTTCATACAGGTTCCTACTACTTCTGGAAGGGCAACGGCGCCACTCCAGCAGACTCTGGAATTCATGTAACTGACATTAAAGAAAACGCTGATGGTTCTATCACAGCTAAATTCTATTATAGTTTTAATGAAGGTAACAAAAAGTAA